Part of the Catalinimonas alkaloidigena genome is shown below.
TGCCCTCCCCCCATTGAATTGGTTATTTGAAAATGCTCCCAACCTTAACAGTTCTATCTATATTAATGGAGCTGATATATATGAAGAGCTAGCACTTAAAACTAAAGACCCTCAAAAAAAGCAGGAATATGTAGACAAAACTCTTAGCATGTATGATCAGCGTATTGAGCACTTCGGTGATGAGGTCAATGTCATGAACCGTAAGGCCAGTACTTCCATGAAACTCATGTATAGTGATAAAAGCAACTATGACCAGCTTTATGATGTTTACAACAAAGCACTCGAGGTTTCTGGGGATAAGCTAGCTTATTACAATGTTACCCCTTTTATGAACATAGCAAAGGTGCAATATGAGCGTGGTAAGTTTGAAGCTGAGCAGGTAATTGAAATATATGACAAGCTTAGTGCCATCAACCAGGCTAATATTGAAAGTGGCCGTAATGCTGAAAAATACAAAGATCAGCAGGAAAAAATAGATGCGATCTTTACTGCTACTGTCACTGTAAGCTGTGATTATATTCAGGAGAAAATGGTACCTAAACTGGAAGCAAATCCTGATGACCTGGACTTAGCCAAAAAGATCATCGCGCTTTCACTCTCTTCTTCCTGTACCGACATGCCGTTCTTTACCCAGGCAGCTGAAGCTACTTTTAATAAAGAACCTAATGCCGGATTAGCTAAGACTATTGCTTCTCGTAAGTTACAAAATGAAGATACTGAAGCTGCCAAGGAATGGTTTAATAAGTCGCTGGAGTTGTCTACTGACGATGCTCAGAAGGCTGAAATCTATATGGACCTTGCATCTATCGCCCTTAAAGAGGGAAATAAGTCTGGTGCCCGTAATAATGCTCTTCAGGCTGCATCATTAAGTTCTGAAGAAGCGGAAAAAGCTTACAATATGGTGGGTAATATGTATTTCTCAAGCTATGACCAGTGCAAACGCGGTGAAGATATGGTAAAAGACCGTGCCGTATTCCTGGCTGCTTACGATATGTACAAGAAAGCCGGAAACTCTTCTGGTATGGCTCAGGCTAAAGCCCAGTTTCCATCTAAAGAAGAAGTTTTTACGTACAATTATAAAGTGGGAGACTCTATAAGCGTAGGCTGCTGGATTGGCGAAAGCGTAAGCATACAGACCAGAGATTAAAATCCTATAAAATATTCCTTCAATAGCCATTCTCTCTTTTGAGGGGATGGCTTTTTTTCATACAACTATTCAGCATAAAAAATGGTATACTATTGAAAAGTATGAATAAGTGAAATGTTAAGAAGAGCAATTATATTGGGCCTTTTTTGTGTGTGTGTTGCCTGCTCGGATGATGGCCAAAGCCCTGATGACTTCAAAGGGTATGACGGTCCGGTGATGGAAGCGACAGATGTGGAGCTACTGCATAGTGACTCTGCTATTGTCATTGTCAGGCTCACAGCAGACCGTCAATGGGAGTTTGAGAATCAGGATCGTGAATTTCCAGAGGGTATCTTTATTGAGTTTTTTGAAAAAGATGAAACTAAAGAGGCCTCCATTAAAGCTAACCACGGTTACTTCAACAAGCAGGAAAACAAGTATACTGCTACCGGTGATGTAGTAGTACAGAATTATAAATCCAACGAAAGACTTGAGACTGAAGTACTACACTGGGAACCTAATAAAAACGAAATCTATACTGATCGTTATGTGGAGATTATCACTAATGGCGATGTATTAATGGGCGAAGGACTTACTTCAGATGAATCTTTTACTGATTGGCAAATCCTGAAGCCAAAGGGGACCCTGCCCCTCAATGAACAAACACCAATAGAATAAAGATACATGCGGTTACTGGATGCTATTTTACTTTCCCTGAGTGTTGCGTTTTTTATTATCGGAGTACACCAGACAATGGTGGGTAGCGAAACTATTGCTGAAGGCGTAGCAAACGCCTACGTTTTCTTTATGGCTTCCTTAATTTTACTATTCTGGTACAGAGTACGCCGAAAAAACCAGCAGCAGGAGAAAGCACAAGAAAAAAAAGGAGAGAAAAACAAAAAGAAAAAAAGATCAAAGTAAAATGAAACTACTATGTTTACCTTTTTGCTCACACTCAATACCCAGTGATTGCTAAACCAACATATGGATTATTACAGCATTACCATAGTATTAATATGTCTTTTGTTTTCTGCTTTTTTCTCAGGAATAGAGATTGCCTTTATCTCAGCCGATAAATTAAGGATTGAATTAGCCGGTAAACAAGGAGCGCTTTCTGGTAGATTACTGTCTCACTTTCTTCAAAAACCCTCCCGTTTCATAGGCACTACGCTGGTAGGGAATAACATAGCCCTGGTACTTTATGGTATTTTTATGGCAAACCTGCTGGAGCCATGGCTGGTGGGGCAGCTCCCGGAAATCATCAACAATGATATCACGGTACTTACCCTACAAACCATACTGGCAACTATTTTGGTACTTATCGTGGCTGAATTTACTCCGAAGAGTGCCTTCTTGATAGACCCGAACGGACTATTGTCTATTTTTGCGATTCCTATCACCATGATTTATTACATCATGTATCCATTTGTGTGGATCATAGATAAAGTATCTCAGTTCGTCATCATTTATGTTTTGGGATTCAAGTACCGGGAAGATAAACCTGTTTTCGGACTTACTGACCTCAATAATTATATCAAAAACACACTAAGTGAAGAAGTGCTGCAAGAAAGTAGCAAGCAGCATATCCAGCAGTCACCTCCACGGGTAGATACTAAGATTTTCAGCAATGCGTTAGAATTTAAGACTGTCAAGGTAAGAGAATGTATGATTCCACGTACTGAAGTGGTAGCTGTGGATATTGAAGATGATATTGGGGAGCTTAAGGAAGCCTTTATGCAGAGTGGCCACTCCAAAATTATTGTGTACAAAGAATCAATAGATGAAGTGATCGGCTACTGTCACTCGCTGGAGCTTTTTAAAAAGCCCGAGACTATCAGCCAGATTCTAACGCCTATCATTATCGTACCGGAAACCATCCCGGCCAACGAGCTGATGATTCAATTTATTACCGAGCATAAGAGCCTGGCCCTGGTAGTGGATGAGTTTGGCGGAACTGCAGGAATTGTGAGCATGGAAGATATTATAGAAGAGATTTTCGGTGATATACAGGATGAACACGATGCGGAAGACTGGGTAGAGATGCAACTGGATGAGCATAACTATCTCATAAGCGCACGACATGAAATTGACTACCTTAATGAAAAATTCAATTGGGTAATTCCTGCGGGAGATTATGATACGCTAGGGGGGTATATATTATCGCTCACGGGAGAAATTCCTACCACCGGCGATGTTGTCAGGGTCCCCCCTTTTACGTTTACTATCATGTCTATGCACGAAAACAGAATAGACAATGTGAAAGTGACTGTTAACAGTAAACAGCAGGAAGCTTGAAAAAATATTGATCTCACTGAAAAAGAGTAAGTTTCAGGTGGGAATCATTGACCTTCTCTCTATGTTGAACTTTGAAATTAGAGGCGAATACATTTATTTTGGGATTCTTTTTATAAAGTGAATAAACAATGGCATTAATCAGTAAGATTCGTGAGAGGACTGCCTTAGTCGTAGGCTTTGTCGCGCTAGGCCTTTTTCTATTTATTGCAGCGGATGTTTTTACGTCAAGCTCAGGGCTTTTTAGCCAGGAAGAGGCAGAAGTAGGAGAGATAGCCGAACAGGATATTTCCATACAGGAATACCAGCAGGCTATAGAAGAAGTAAAGTATAACTTTTCTGTCAATACCGGACGTAACCCTACGGAGAGAGAAATGATATCCATTCGGCAGCAGGCTTGGGATAAGCTTATTGCTGACATTGCTTTCACCGAGCAGTTTGAAGAACTGGGAATACAGGTGACAGAGAGTGAGCTCGTGGATATGGTACAGGGTAATAATATCACTCCGGAGATTCGTCAGGCATTTACCAATCCCGAGACCGGGGAATTTAGCCGGGATCAGGTGGTAAGCTATTTGCAAAACCTCCCTCAGTTGCAGCCTCAGCAGCAGGTAGCCTGGCAGGTATTTGAAAACAACCTGAAAACCGGACGTAGAAGAATCAAGTATGATAACCTGATTACTTACGCTGACTATATCACCACGCAGGAGGCACAACAGCAATATAAGGCTGAAAATACCGTAGCAGAAGTACAGTACCTATATGTTCCTTTCTACGCTATAAGCGATACTGCAATTAATGTAACGGATGCGCAGCTTCAGGCTTACCTGGATGAACATCCTGATGAGTTTAAGGTAGAAGAAGGGCGTACACTAAGTTATGTTTCTTTCTCTATCGCACCTTCCGGAGAAGATACCACCTACTTCATGGAAGAGATTGAGCAATTGAAATCTAACTTTGCCAGTGCTTCCAATGACTCTTCTTTTGCTGCTATCAATACCGATGGTACCGGACAAGCGTATGGCACATATGCTCCCGGACAAATTCCTGCTCAACTGCAGGGCGTTCCTTTACAGCAAGGTCAAGTTTACGGACCTTATCCAAACAACGGAGCTTACACCCTTTTCAAAGTCTCTGAAGCTACTGAAGATACTGTGTCTTATGCCAAAGCAAGTCATATCCTTTTCAAGACCGAGGAAACTCCGGAGGCTGAAGCCAGAAGTAAAGCTCAGGATGTACTGAATCAGCTCATCAACGGAGCAGACTTTGCCCAACTGGCCCGTGAAAACAGCGAAGATGTGACTGCCTCTCGAGGTGGAGACTTAGGCTGGTTTCCTGAAGGCCGGATGGTAACTGAGTTTGAAGATGCCATTTTTTCAAGAAATGAAGCAGGACTGATCAGGAAGTTAATTAAGACTGACTATGGCTACCATATCATTAAAGTTACTGAAGCCCCTACAGATCAGGCATATAAAATCGCTACAGTAGTAAGGGAGCTTTACCCTAGTGATGCTACCCGTGATCAGGCTTATCGCAAAGCGGATTACTTTGCCAGCAGTGTTGATAATGCCAGCAGCTTCACCACCCAGGCACAACAGGAATCACTGGATATTCAAACTGCCGAAAATATCGCTAGTTCAGCTCAGAATATTCGTGGCCTAGGGGATGCCCGCCAGATCGTACGCTGGGCTTACAATGATGCTTCTGTAGGCGAAATATCTACTGTATTTGAGCTAGACGATTCCTATGTAGTAGCAGTACTTACCGGCAGCAGAGAGGAAGGCACCGCTTCACTTGAAGCTGTGAGAGATGAAGTCGCTACCAAAGTGAGAGCGGAAATGAAAGGTGAGCAAATTGCTGAAAAGCTAAAAGGCTTGACAGGGACACTTGATGAAATCGCCAGTGCTTTTGGTACTGATGCCAGCGTTTACTCCAGCAGTGATTTAAAGATGAGCAGCAATACCCTCCCCAACGTAGGCTTTGCACCCAAAGCGGTAGGTAAAGCATTTGCACTTGATGCAGGAGAAGTCTCAGAACCTATACAGGGTGAGAATGGCGTAGTTATGATTCAGCTTGATGCAATCACTGAAGCTCCTGAAATTGCTGACTACTCTACATACAAGGAGCAGTTGCAACAACAGGCCAATCAACGCAGTAGTTTCAATATTTCTGAAGCGGTGCGGGAGTTCGCTGATATTGAAGATGAACGCTATAAGTTCTACTAGAAGTTACTAAACATTACGATATTTATGAGGCTGCCCCAAAAAGGCAGCCTTTTTTTTACCAATTCCATCTCTTGATTTTTCTTCATACAATCCAAGTTTTCTTCAAAATATTTAGATTTTACAGAAAAACATATTTACTTAAATAGGTTAATTAAAACTCACCAAGTATCTTCCAAGAAATAGCCTCATTTATTCTACACAACCTAATTCATAATCTAGATGCAAATCAAGAAGTCTTCAAAAGTCTATGACGCCATCATCGTTGGCTCAGGAGCAGGAGGCGGCATGGCTGCTAAAATACTCGCTGAATCCGGATTAAATATTGCCATTGTTGAAGCAGGTCCATTCTTTGACCCTACTGACCCTGCTCAAATGACCCAGTTAAAATGGCCCTGGGAATCGCCCCGTAGAGGAGCCGGCACTACCCGGGCCTTTGGCGATTTTGACGCTGCCTACGGCGGATGGGAAATTGAGGGAGAGCCTTACACCCGAACGAATGGCACTGAGTTTGACTGGTTTCGCGCCCATATGCTCGGAGGCAGAACGAATCACTGGGGAAGAATCTCTTTAAGGTTTGGCCCTGATGATTTCAGAAGAAATGACCTGGACGGGCTAAGCGATAACTGGCCTATCAGCTACGATGATGTCAGTCCTTATTATGATAAGGTAGACAAACTCATAGGAGTTTTCGGAAGTAAGGAGAATATGCGGAATGAACCGGACGGATACTTTCTGCCTGCTCCTAAACCCAGGCTGCACGAATTATACTACATCAAAGGAGCCAGGAAAGCCGGCGTGACGGTAATTCCCGCCAGAAAATCAATGCTTACCAAGCGCATTAACAATGACAGGGGCGTT
Proteins encoded:
- a CDS encoding tetratricopeptide repeat protein, which translates into the protein MNFMLNQKSFWSACLLFTMFATIANAQDGWNWPEDKATAQEKVVLYTDMKKAKNYEAALPPLNWLFENAPNLNSSIYINGADIYEELALKTKDPQKKQEYVDKTLSMYDQRIEHFGDEVNVMNRKASTSMKLMYSDKSNYDQLYDVYNKALEVSGDKLAYYNVTPFMNIAKVQYERGKFEAEQVIEIYDKLSAINQANIESGRNAEKYKDQQEKIDAIFTATVTVSCDYIQEKMVPKLEANPDDLDLAKKIIALSLSSSCTDMPFFTQAAEATFNKEPNAGLAKTIASRKLQNEDTEAAKEWFNKSLELSTDDAQKAEIYMDLASIALKEGNKSGARNNALQAASLSSEEAEKAYNMVGNMYFSSYDQCKRGEDMVKDRAVFLAAYDMYKKAGNSSGMAQAKAQFPSKEEVFTYNYKVGDSISVGCWIGESVSIQTRD
- the lptC gene encoding LPS export ABC transporter periplasmic protein LptC, which codes for MLRRAIILGLFCVCVACSDDGQSPDDFKGYDGPVMEATDVELLHSDSAIVIVRLTADRQWEFENQDREFPEGIFIEFFEKDETKEASIKANHGYFNKQENKYTATGDVVVQNYKSNERLETEVLHWEPNKNEIYTDRYVEIITNGDVLMGEGLTSDESFTDWQILKPKGTLPLNEQTPIE
- a CDS encoding hemolysin family protein, with the protein product MDYYSITIVLICLLFSAFFSGIEIAFISADKLRIELAGKQGALSGRLLSHFLQKPSRFIGTTLVGNNIALVLYGIFMANLLEPWLVGQLPEIINNDITVLTLQTILATILVLIVAEFTPKSAFLIDPNGLLSIFAIPITMIYYIMYPFVWIIDKVSQFVIIYVLGFKYREDKPVFGLTDLNNYIKNTLSEEVLQESSKQHIQQSPPRVDTKIFSNALEFKTVKVRECMIPRTEVVAVDIEDDIGELKEAFMQSGHSKIIVYKESIDEVIGYCHSLELFKKPETISQILTPIIIVPETIPANELMIQFITEHKSLALVVDEFGGTAGIVSMEDIIEEIFGDIQDEHDAEDWVEMQLDEHNYLISARHEIDYLNEKFNWVIPAGDYDTLGGYILSLTGEIPTTGDVVRVPPFTFTIMSMHENRIDNVKVTVNSKQQEA
- a CDS encoding peptidylprolyl isomerase, producing the protein MALISKIRERTALVVGFVALGLFLFIAADVFTSSSGLFSQEEAEVGEIAEQDISIQEYQQAIEEVKYNFSVNTGRNPTEREMISIRQQAWDKLIADIAFTEQFEELGIQVTESELVDMVQGNNITPEIRQAFTNPETGEFSRDQVVSYLQNLPQLQPQQQVAWQVFENNLKTGRRRIKYDNLITYADYITTQEAQQQYKAENTVAEVQYLYVPFYAISDTAINVTDAQLQAYLDEHPDEFKVEEGRTLSYVSFSIAPSGEDTTYFMEEIEQLKSNFASASNDSSFAAINTDGTGQAYGTYAPGQIPAQLQGVPLQQGQVYGPYPNNGAYTLFKVSEATEDTVSYAKASHILFKTEETPEAEARSKAQDVLNQLINGADFAQLARENSEDVTASRGGDLGWFPEGRMVTEFEDAIFSRNEAGLIRKLIKTDYGYHIIKVTEAPTDQAYKIATVVRELYPSDATRDQAYRKADYFASSVDNASSFTTQAQQESLDIQTAENIASSAQNIRGLGDARQIVRWAYNDASVGEISTVFELDDSYVVAVLTGSREEGTASLEAVRDEVATKVRAEMKGEQIAEKLKGLTGTLDEIASAFGTDASVYSSSDLKMSSNTLPNVGFAPKAVGKAFALDAGEVSEPIQGENGVVMIQLDAITEAPEIADYSTYKEQLQQQANQRSSFNISEAVREFADIEDERYKFY